A window of Longispora fulva contains these coding sequences:
- a CDS encoding DUF6086 family protein, with product MSYYFEVDGETVWNPALQPGLLFVAVAHRLADVLELPSGLAPGVDDICRVDVAVFGRFVGALHDRYFSSGHKVQRGLLRGVLLPSLVVLERADAPIVPADDGQRALREEALVLARTMAT from the coding sequence GTGAGTTACTACTTCGAGGTCGACGGCGAGACGGTGTGGAATCCTGCGCTGCAGCCGGGCCTGTTGTTCGTGGCCGTGGCGCACCGTCTGGCGGACGTGTTGGAGCTGCCCAGCGGGCTGGCTCCCGGCGTCGACGACATCTGCCGGGTGGACGTGGCGGTGTTCGGCCGTTTCGTCGGGGCTTTGCACGATCGCTATTTCTCCTCCGGCCACAAGGTCCAGCGCGGGCTGCTGCGCGGGGTGCTCCTGCCGTCTCTCGTCGTGCTGGAGCGGGCGGACGCGCCGATCGTGCCGGCGGATGACGGCCAGCGGGCGCTGCGGGAGGAAGCCCTCGTGCTGGCGCGGACGATGGCGACCTGA
- a CDS encoding protealysin inhibitor emfourin, with protein sequence MRQSLTRTARHMVAVLGALLIGAGVAAVPASAAAPARAQSVTLEQTGGLAGVQRRFTVDTSTSDARRDPLLATVARPDFLALDPSYVSDDSCCDRFVYELTVRYPNGSVKSVVTVEGGGAPALVGDVIERTKSVGTVREVSPRRSLLFVERAEDPWSTPDWWIIDCPADGATRPVCAELTARAEATLAPVPPGTACTRIWGGRQTARIFGVWRGAWVDAEFNRRGGCEIARWDGAAALLTPPL encoded by the coding sequence ATGCGTCAGTCCCTCACCCGTACGGCCCGCCACATGGTCGCCGTCCTGGGTGCGCTCCTGATCGGTGCGGGCGTCGCGGCGGTGCCAGCGTCCGCAGCCGCACCGGCCCGCGCGCAGAGCGTGACCCTGGAGCAGACCGGAGGCCTGGCCGGCGTCCAACGCCGGTTCACGGTCGACACCTCGACCTCCGACGCCCGGCGCGACCCGCTGCTGGCGACGGTGGCCCGGCCCGACTTCCTCGCCCTCGACCCGAGCTACGTCAGCGACGACTCGTGCTGTGACCGTTTCGTCTACGAGCTGACCGTGCGTTACCCCAATGGTTCCGTGAAGTCCGTCGTCACCGTCGAGGGCGGGGGAGCCCCGGCGCTGGTCGGCGACGTGATCGAGCGGACGAAGAGCGTCGGCACGGTGCGCGAGGTGTCGCCGAGGAGGTCCCTGCTGTTCGTCGAGCGCGCCGAGGACCCGTGGTCCACGCCGGACTGGTGGATCATCGACTGTCCTGCGGACGGGGCGACCCGGCCGGTGTGCGCGGAGCTGACGGCGCGCGCGGAGGCGACGCTCGCCCCGGTGCCGCCGGGCACGGCCTGCACCCGGATCTGGGGCGGCCGGCAGACGGCCCGGATCTTCGGGGTGTGGCGGGGCGCGTGGGTCGACGCCGAGTTCAACCGGCGCGGCGGTTGTGAGATCGCCCGCTGGGACGGGGCCGCCGCGCTGCTGACACCTCCCCTGTAG
- a CDS encoding gamma-glutamyl-gamma-aminobutyrate hydrolase family protein gives MRPVIGITAYREPAQWSVWSVPAVLIPATYVECVTAAGGHPVVLPPDPSPAILSRLDGLVLAGGADVSPGRYGAEPHERTVSRPDRDEGELALLAAAGDLPVLGVCRGMQLMAVHAGGTLFQHLPDELGHTGHQPEPGVFGSHPARFAPGSLAESIFGLHGEVNSYHHQGVADPGSLTATGWAADGMIEVLEDPDRPFYLGVQWHPEEMRDARLFEALIQASA, from the coding sequence ATGAGGCCCGTCATCGGCATCACCGCGTACCGGGAACCGGCCCAGTGGTCGGTCTGGTCGGTGCCCGCCGTGCTGATCCCCGCCACGTACGTCGAGTGCGTGACGGCGGCCGGCGGGCACCCGGTGGTGCTCCCGCCCGACCCGTCCCCGGCGATCCTGTCCCGCCTCGACGGCCTGGTACTGGCCGGCGGCGCGGACGTCTCCCCCGGCCGGTACGGGGCGGAACCGCACGAACGGACGGTCAGCCGGCCCGACCGCGACGAGGGCGAGCTGGCCCTGCTCGCGGCGGCCGGCGACCTGCCGGTCCTCGGAGTGTGCCGGGGCATGCAACTGATGGCCGTGCACGCCGGCGGGACGCTGTTCCAGCACCTGCCCGACGAGCTCGGCCACACCGGGCACCAGCCGGAGCCGGGGGTGTTCGGTTCGCACCCGGCCCGGTTCGCGCCCGGCAGCCTCGCGGAGTCGATCTTCGGGCTGCACGGGGAGGTCAACTCCTACCACCACCAGGGGGTGGCCGACCCGGGGAGCCTGACGGCGACCGGGTGGGCGGCCGACGGGATGATCGAGGTGCTCGAGGACCCCGACCGGCCGTTCTACCTGGGGGTGCAGTGGCACCCGGAGGAGATGCGCGACGCGCGGCTGTTCGAGGCCCTGATCCAGGCCTCGGCCTGA
- a CDS encoding 3-oxoacyl-ACP reductase produces the protein MTRLQGRVAVITGAGSGIGLATARRFAEEGARVVAVDISADAGEATAKEVGGIFKVLDVTDEAGTRDMFAEVVAELGSLDIVFNNAGISPPDDDSILDTGLDAWERVQKVNLTSVFLGCKYALPYMIEQGKGSIINTASFVALMGAATSQISYSASKGGVLSMTRELGVQFARQGVRVNALCPGPVNTPLLKELFASDPERAARRLIHVPLGRFAEPSEIAAAVAFLASDDSSFMTANTFVVDGGITGAYVTPLS, from the coding sequence ATGACTCGTCTGCAGGGCAGGGTCGCTGTCATCACCGGGGCCGGGAGCGGCATCGGGCTGGCCACGGCCCGCCGGTTCGCCGAGGAGGGCGCCCGCGTCGTCGCGGTCGACATCTCCGCCGACGCCGGCGAGGCGACCGCCAAGGAGGTCGGCGGCATCTTCAAGGTGCTCGACGTGACCGACGAGGCCGGCACCCGCGACATGTTCGCCGAGGTCGTCGCGGAGCTGGGCTCACTCGACATCGTGTTCAACAACGCCGGCATCTCGCCCCCCGACGACGACTCCATCCTCGACACCGGGCTCGACGCCTGGGAGCGGGTGCAGAAGGTCAACCTGACCAGCGTGTTCCTCGGCTGCAAGTACGCGCTGCCGTACATGATCGAGCAGGGCAAGGGCTCCATCATCAACACGGCGTCGTTCGTGGCGCTGATGGGCGCGGCGACCTCGCAGATCTCGTACTCGGCGTCCAAGGGCGGCGTGCTGTCCATGACCCGGGAGCTGGGCGTGCAGTTCGCCCGGCAGGGCGTGCGGGTCAACGCGCTGTGCCCCGGACCGGTGAACACCCCGCTGCTCAAGGAGCTGTTCGCCTCCGACCCGGAGCGGGCCGCCCGCCGGCTCATCCACGTGCCGCTGGGCCGGTTCGCGGAGCCGTCGGAGATCGCGGCGGCCGTCGCGTTCCTGGCCAGCGACGACTCCTCGTTCATGACCGCCAACACCTTCGTGGTCGACGGCGGCATCACCGGCGCGTACGTGACGCCGTTGTCATGA
- a CDS encoding aldehyde dehydrogenase family protein: MINPATGEHIAAVAATTLPEADAAIARAHGAFGTWRHVSPGDRARLLRRFATLVDSHVEELAQLEVANAGHTIGNARWEAGNVRDVLHYYAGAPERLFGRQIPVPGGLDVTFAEPLGVVGVIVPWNFPMPVAAWGFAPALAAGNTVVLKPAEWTPLTALRLAELALEAGLPEGVFTVLPGDGPVIGQRFVTHPLVRKICFTGSTRVGKQIMAGCADQVKRVTLELGGKNANIIFADSDLAKAAATAPYAVFDNAGQDCCARSRILVQASVYDEFMAHFETAVRGVKVLDPTDPASEVGPLVSAAHHERVSSYVAQSKVAFQGSVPDGPGFWFPPTVLETAGPSDVAWREEVFGPVVSVLPFADEAEAVALANDTEYGLAGSIWTRDVGRALRVARAVDAGNLSVNSHSSVRYWTPFGGAKQSGFGRELGPDALAAFTDVKNVFISTEES; encoded by the coding sequence ATCATCAATCCGGCCACCGGGGAGCACATCGCCGCCGTCGCGGCGACGACCCTCCCGGAGGCCGACGCGGCCATCGCCCGCGCGCACGGGGCCTTCGGCACCTGGCGGCACGTGTCCCCGGGCGACCGGGCGCGGCTGCTGCGCCGGTTCGCGACCCTCGTCGACTCCCACGTCGAGGAGCTGGCCCAGCTCGAGGTCGCCAACGCCGGGCACACCATCGGCAACGCCCGGTGGGAGGCCGGCAACGTCCGCGACGTGCTGCACTACTACGCCGGCGCGCCCGAGCGGCTGTTCGGCCGGCAGATCCCGGTGCCCGGCGGGCTGGACGTCACCTTCGCCGAGCCCCTCGGGGTGGTCGGGGTCATCGTGCCGTGGAACTTCCCGATGCCCGTCGCGGCCTGGGGGTTCGCCCCGGCGTTGGCCGCCGGCAACACCGTGGTGCTCAAGCCGGCGGAGTGGACGCCGCTGACGGCGCTGCGCCTCGCCGAACTGGCGCTGGAAGCCGGCCTCCCGGAGGGCGTGTTCACCGTGCTGCCCGGCGACGGACCGGTCATCGGGCAGCGGTTCGTCACCCACCCGCTGGTCCGCAAGATCTGCTTCACCGGGTCCACCCGGGTCGGCAAGCAGATCATGGCCGGGTGCGCCGACCAGGTCAAACGGGTCACCCTGGAGCTGGGCGGCAAGAACGCGAACATCATCTTCGCCGACTCCGACCTGGCCAAGGCGGCGGCGACCGCCCCGTACGCCGTGTTCGACAACGCCGGGCAGGACTGCTGCGCGCGGTCCCGGATCCTCGTGCAGGCCTCCGTCTACGACGAGTTCATGGCGCACTTCGAGACAGCCGTGCGGGGCGTGAAGGTCCTCGACCCGACCGACCCGGCCTCCGAGGTCGGCCCGCTGGTCTCCGCCGCGCACCACGAACGGGTCTCCTCCTACGTGGCGCAGTCGAAGGTCGCCTTCCAGGGCTCCGTGCCCGACGGGCCCGGGTTCTGGTTCCCGCCGACCGTGCTGGAGACCGCCGGCCCGTCCGATGTCGCCTGGCGCGAGGAGGTGTTCGGCCCCGTCGTGTCGGTGCTGCCGTTCGCCGACGAGGCCGAGGCCGTCGCCCTGGCCAACGACACCGAATACGGCCTCGCCGGATCCATCTGGACCCGCGACGTCGGGCGCGCCCTGCGGGTGGCGCGCGCCGTGGACGCCGGCAACCTCAGCGTCAACTCCCACTCGTCCGTGCGGTACTGGACACCGTTCGGCGGCGCGAAACAGTCAGGATTCGGCCGTGAGCTGGGGCCCGACGCCCTGGCCGCGTTCACCGATGTCAAGAACGTCTTCATCAGTACGGAGGAATCATGA
- a CDS encoding glutamine synthetase family protein — protein MELDELRALVASGEIDTVVVAIVDMQGRLQGKRFHAPFFLADTVPNGAEGCAYLLAVDVEMNTVDGYEMSSWSTGYGDFAMVPDFSTLRRTPWQPGTAMVIADLANHDGTPVAASPRQILRRQLDRLREAGYTAFAGTELEFVLYHDTYEEAWQRGYRDLHPANLYNVDYSLLGTARVEPLLRRIRNEMYGAGLIPESAKGECNLGQHEIAFRYSDALNAADDHSVYKNGAKEIAAQEGMALTFMAKPNEREGNSCHIHFSLRDLDDRPVMTEVIDRVNAGLLATMREFSLLYAPNINSYKRYQPGSFAPTALRWGRDNRTCALRVVGHGPSLRVENRVPGADVNPYLAIAALIAGALHGLSGDAAVQEEFVGNAYDSDSPTVPENLRDALGLWESSTLAKDAFGEDVVAHYANNARVELSAYDAAVTDWELKRGFERL, from the coding sequence ATGGAGCTCGACGAACTGAGAGCACTGGTCGCCAGTGGCGAGATCGACACCGTCGTGGTGGCGATCGTCGACATGCAGGGGCGACTGCAGGGCAAGCGTTTCCACGCCCCCTTCTTCCTGGCCGACACCGTCCCGAACGGCGCCGAGGGCTGCGCGTACCTGCTGGCCGTCGACGTCGAGATGAACACCGTCGACGGCTACGAGATGAGCTCGTGGTCCACCGGCTACGGCGACTTCGCCATGGTCCCCGACTTCTCCACGCTGCGCCGCACCCCGTGGCAGCCCGGCACGGCGATGGTCATCGCCGACCTGGCCAACCACGACGGCACCCCGGTCGCGGCCAGCCCCCGGCAGATCCTCCGCCGCCAGCTCGACCGGCTCCGCGAGGCCGGCTACACCGCGTTCGCGGGCACCGAGCTGGAATTCGTGCTCTACCACGACACGTACGAGGAGGCCTGGCAGCGCGGCTACCGCGACCTGCACCCGGCCAACCTGTACAACGTCGACTACTCGCTGCTCGGCACCGCCCGGGTCGAGCCGCTGCTGCGCCGGATCCGCAACGAGATGTACGGCGCCGGGCTGATCCCGGAGAGCGCCAAGGGCGAGTGCAACCTCGGACAACACGAGATCGCCTTCCGGTACTCCGACGCGCTGAACGCCGCCGACGACCACTCGGTGTACAAGAACGGAGCCAAGGAGATCGCCGCCCAGGAGGGCATGGCGCTGACCTTCATGGCCAAGCCCAACGAGCGCGAGGGCAACTCCTGCCACATCCACTTCTCCCTGCGCGACCTCGACGACCGCCCCGTGATGACCGAGGTGATCGACCGGGTCAACGCCGGCCTGCTGGCCACGATGCGGGAGTTCTCCCTGCTCTACGCCCCGAACATCAACAGCTACAAGCGCTACCAGCCGGGCAGCTTCGCCCCGACCGCGCTGCGCTGGGGCCGCGACAACCGCACCTGCGCCCTGCGGGTCGTCGGCCACGGGCCCTCGCTGCGGGTGGAGAACCGGGTGCCGGGGGCAGACGTCAACCCGTACCTGGCGATCGCCGCCCTGATCGCCGGCGCGCTGCACGGGCTGTCCGGCGACGCTGCGGTGCAGGAGGAGTTCGTCGGCAACGCCTATGACTCCGACTCGCCGACCGTGCCGGAGAACCTGCGCGACGCCCTCGGGCTGTGGGAATCCTCGACACTGGCCAAGGACGCGTTCGGCGAGGACGTGGTGGCGCACTACGCCAACAACGCCCGGGTGGAACTGTCCGCGTACGACGCGGCGGTCACCGACTGGGAGCTCAAGAGAGGGTTCGAACGGCTGTGA
- a CDS encoding FadR/GntR family transcriptional regulator, producing the protein MTDGMWRPVRGGNAFELTVERLAQAIRLGVVPAGERLPPERELAEKLRVSRVTLREAIGALREAGLLESRRGRAGGTFVLYAGDLPHEDAGALARSMGSDLTDALDFRWVIEPGAAALAAGRTLPATDRQHLVGCLEASRSRDPIGRRIADSRLHLAIAAASGSPSLAAAVADVQLTLDRLLAAIPVLRRNLDHSDNQHARIVEAILAGDSVRAREEMAEHCEGTSALLRGFLDRD; encoded by the coding sequence GTGACTGATGGAATGTGGCGGCCTGTCCGCGGCGGCAACGCTTTCGAGTTGACCGTGGAGAGGCTCGCCCAGGCGATCCGTCTCGGGGTGGTGCCCGCCGGTGAGCGGTTACCCCCCGAGCGGGAGCTCGCCGAGAAACTACGGGTCAGCCGGGTGACGCTCCGCGAGGCGATCGGGGCACTGCGCGAGGCGGGGCTGCTGGAGTCCCGCCGCGGCCGGGCCGGGGGCACGTTCGTCCTGTACGCCGGGGACCTCCCGCACGAGGACGCCGGCGCCCTGGCCCGCTCGATGGGCTCGGACCTGACCGACGCCCTGGACTTCCGCTGGGTGATCGAACCCGGGGCCGCGGCGCTCGCGGCCGGGCGCACCCTGCCGGCCACCGATCGCCAGCACCTCGTGGGTTGCCTGGAGGCGTCGAGGTCGCGGGACCCGATCGGCCGGCGGATCGCCGACTCCCGGTTACATCTGGCCATCGCCGCAGCCAGCGGCTCGCCCTCGCTCGCCGCCGCCGTCGCGGACGTGCAGCTCACCCTGGACCGGCTGCTGGCCGCCATCCCGGTGCTGCGCCGCAATCTCGACCACTCGGACAACCAGCACGCCCGGATCGTGGAGGCCATCCTCGCCGGGGACTCCGTGCGGGCCCGGGAAGAGATGGCCGAGCACTGCGAGGGAACATCCGCCCTCCTGAGGGGCTTTTTGGATCGCGATTAG
- a CDS encoding amino acid permease, with the protein MSYTDEERLAQLGYKQELHRGLSGFSNFAVSFSIISVLAGCLTSYGIAMKAGGPVSITLGWLLVGGGVILVALSMAEVCSAYPTAGALYWWTHALAKKNKSAWSWFVGWFNFVGEFAVTAAIDYGAAMTSAAFFSLTFGWTVTLPRTFGLFLVIIIVHGLLNTFGVSLVRLLSDISAWWHIVGVAVIVGVLVFAPDHHKSLGDVFTESYNATGWTGPFASVYAFLMGLLMAQYTFTGYDASAHVAEETHDAARTAPRGIVSSVVVSLIAGFVLLVAVTAAIQDYDKELNSPTAFPPAQIFIDAAGANLGRALLFIIVVAQFFCGMASVTANSRMAYAFARDGALPGSRLWKKVNPRTGTPTNSIWLCVACSVILLLPAIWSFTAYLAATSVAVIGLYISYITPVFLRLRTKNFPVGPWNLGRWSKPVGWLAVLWTVFIVVLFVLPPYYPVTVDTFNYAPITVLVVLGGAGVWWFAGARRWFTGPRTNVDLAVAPKAGARE; encoded by the coding sequence GTGAGTTACACGGATGAGGAACGGCTGGCCCAGCTCGGCTACAAACAGGAACTGCACCGGGGTCTGTCCGGTTTCTCCAACTTCGCCGTCTCGTTCTCGATCATCTCGGTGTTGGCAGGGTGCCTGACGTCGTACGGGATCGCGATGAAGGCCGGCGGCCCGGTGTCGATCACGCTCGGCTGGCTGCTCGTCGGCGGCGGCGTGATCCTGGTGGCGCTGTCGATGGCCGAGGTGTGCTCGGCGTACCCGACGGCCGGCGCACTGTACTGGTGGACCCACGCCCTGGCGAAGAAGAACAAGTCCGCCTGGTCGTGGTTCGTGGGCTGGTTCAACTTCGTGGGCGAGTTCGCCGTGACCGCCGCGATCGACTACGGCGCGGCGATGACCTCGGCCGCGTTCTTCAGCCTCACGTTCGGCTGGACGGTCACCCTGCCCCGCACGTTCGGGCTGTTCCTGGTGATCATCATCGTGCACGGCCTGCTCAACACCTTCGGGGTGAGCCTGGTCCGGCTGCTCAGCGACATCAGCGCCTGGTGGCACATCGTCGGCGTGGCCGTGATCGTCGGCGTGCTCGTCTTCGCCCCCGACCACCACAAGTCGCTGGGCGACGTGTTCACCGAGTCCTACAACGCGACCGGGTGGACCGGGCCGTTCGCCTCCGTCTACGCGTTCCTGATGGGCCTGTTGATGGCGCAGTACACCTTCACCGGGTACGACGCCAGCGCCCACGTCGCCGAGGAGACCCACGACGCGGCCCGCACCGCCCCGCGCGGCATCGTCAGCTCCGTCGTCGTGTCCCTGATCGCCGGTTTCGTGCTCCTGGTCGCCGTGACCGCCGCGATCCAGGACTACGACAAGGAACTCAACTCGCCGACCGCGTTCCCGCCGGCGCAGATCTTCATCGACGCCGCCGGCGCCAACCTGGGCCGGGCGCTGCTGTTCATCATCGTCGTCGCCCAGTTCTTCTGCGGCATGGCGTCGGTGACGGCCAACTCCCGGATGGCGTACGCGTTCGCCCGCGACGGCGCGCTGCCCGGCTCGCGGCTGTGGAAGAAGGTGAACCCGCGCACCGGTACCCCGACGAACTCGATCTGGCTCTGTGTGGCCTGCTCGGTGATCCTGCTGCTCCCGGCGATCTGGAGCTTCACCGCCTACCTGGCCGCGACGTCGGTGGCCGTGATCGGGCTGTACATCTCCTACATCACGCCGGTCTTCCTGCGGCTGCGCACGAAGAACTTCCCGGTGGGCCCGTGGAACCTCGGCCGGTGGAGCAAGCCGGTCGGTTGGCTCGCCGTGCTGTGGACGGTGTTCATCGTGGTGCTGTTCGTCCTCCCGCCGTACTACCCGGTCACCGTCGACACGTTCAACTACGCGCCGATCACGGTGCTGGTCGTACTGGGCGGGGCGGGCGTGTGGTGGTTCGCCGGGGCGCGGCGCTGGTTCACCGGCCCACGGACCAACGTCGATCTGGCTGTCGCCCCGAAGGCGGGGGCGAGAGAATGA
- a CDS encoding winged helix-turn-helix domain-containing protein produces MTDDPVVLDPRLLRGLAHPLRVRLLELLRVDGRSTATRLAERLGQSSGATSYHLRQLAEYGFVEEDPEQGAGRERWWRAAHRSTTLDKDSGVTIAEAEGYMRAVAASYSARVARFLDSMTTLPAEWQANWTMSDSILQLTPEDVARLKEEIFALVQRYPRREPGVAGPEGSAPVAVQWNVLPDLGDAAAGNGPEGDAQGRQGFDLSEPRGDGTR; encoded by the coding sequence ATGACCGACGATCCCGTGGTGCTCGACCCCCGGCTGCTGCGCGGCCTCGCCCACCCGCTCCGCGTGCGCCTCCTGGAGCTGCTCCGCGTCGACGGCCGGTCCACGGCGACCCGGCTCGCCGAGCGCCTCGGCCAGTCCAGCGGCGCGACCAGCTACCACCTGCGCCAGCTCGCCGAGTACGGCTTCGTGGAGGAGGACCCCGAACAGGGCGCCGGCCGGGAGCGCTGGTGGCGGGCCGCGCACCGGTCCACGACGCTCGACAAGGACTCCGGCGTCACGATCGCCGAGGCCGAGGGGTACATGCGCGCCGTCGCCGCGTCGTACTCGGCCCGCGTCGCCCGCTTCCTCGACTCGATGACCACGCTGCCGGCGGAGTGGCAGGCCAACTGGACGATGTCCGACTCGATCCTGCAGCTCACCCCGGAGGACGTGGCGCGGCTCAAGGAGGAGATCTTCGCGCTCGTCCAGCGCTATCCGCGCCGGGAACCGGGGGTCGCCGGGCCCGAGGGCAGCGCGCCGGTCGCCGTCCAGTGGAATGTGCTGCCCGACCTCGGGGACGCCGCGGCCGGCAACGGGCCCGAGGGGGACGCCCAGGGGCGCCAGGGTTTCGACCTCTCGGAGCCGCGCGGGGACGGTACCCGATGA
- a CDS encoding MFS transporter has product MSRVPFFGVLVARSVSRIGSLMTFVAIPWFVLVTTGSATRAGVVAFAEMTPFVLAGLFGGPWIDRWGPRVVSVGTDVASAAAITALPLLHQAGRLSFPALLAVVAATGALRGFGDAAKGALQPRAIAVSGIDVTRAATIQDGASRLSGLLGLPLAGVLVGWLHADNVLYVDAVSFVLCAGLVAALVRVGAAPDAEEREPYLVALRAGVAYLRGDRLMLGLSLIVLATNMFDQAFAAVFTPVWAHDVLRDPRALGLVGGVTALGAVLGNLGYAALALRLPRYLTFTVCFLAAGGSRFVAMALGEGIWPVLGVAFAAGVLMSTVNPILSAVAYERVPEGLQARVFGLTGAVSAAGMPLGGLLGGGLIAGVGLRGALLVTGGLYVLVTLVPFVFPSWRAVDRAPAAEPELVAVG; this is encoded by the coding sequence ATGAGCCGGGTCCCGTTCTTCGGTGTCCTCGTCGCCCGGTCGGTGTCGCGGATCGGCAGCCTGATGACGTTCGTCGCCATCCCGTGGTTCGTGCTCGTCACCACCGGCAGCGCCACCCGGGCCGGGGTGGTCGCCTTCGCCGAGATGACCCCGTTCGTCCTCGCCGGTCTGTTCGGCGGGCCGTGGATCGACCGGTGGGGGCCGCGCGTCGTCAGCGTCGGCACCGACGTGGCCAGCGCGGCGGCGATCACCGCGCTGCCGCTGCTGCACCAGGCCGGCCGGCTGTCGTTCCCGGCGCTGCTGGCCGTGGTCGCCGCCACCGGGGCGCTGCGCGGCTTCGGGGACGCGGCCAAGGGCGCCCTGCAACCCCGGGCGATCGCCGTCTCCGGGATCGACGTGACCAGGGCCGCCACGATCCAGGACGGGGCGAGCCGGCTGTCGGGGCTGCTCGGGCTGCCCCTGGCCGGCGTGCTGGTCGGATGGCTGCACGCGGACAACGTGCTCTACGTCGATGCCGTGTCGTTCGTGCTCTGCGCGGGCCTCGTCGCGGCCCTGGTGCGGGTCGGTGCCGCGCCGGACGCAGAGGAGCGCGAGCCCTACCTGGTCGCCCTGCGCGCCGGCGTCGCCTACCTGCGCGGCGACCGGCTGATGCTGGGCCTGTCGCTCATCGTGCTGGCGACCAACATGTTCGACCAGGCGTTCGCCGCCGTGTTCACCCCGGTCTGGGCGCACGACGTGCTGCGCGACCCGCGCGCGCTGGGGCTGGTCGGCGGCGTGACGGCGCTCGGCGCGGTGCTCGGCAACCTCGGGTACGCCGCCCTGGCCCTCCGGCTGCCCCGCTACCTCACCTTCACCGTGTGCTTCCTGGCCGCCGGCGGCTCCCGGTTCGTGGCGATGGCGCTCGGCGAGGGGATCTGGCCGGTCCTCGGGGTGGCGTTCGCCGCCGGGGTGCTGATGTCCACGGTCAACCCGATCCTGTCCGCCGTCGCCTACGAGCGGGTGCCCGAGGGCCTGCAGGCCCGGGTGTTCGGGCTCACCGGTGCGGTGTCGGCGGCGGGCATGCCGCTGGGCGGGCTGCTCGGCGGCGGGCTGATCGCCGGGGTCGGGCTGCGCGGCGCGCTCCTCGTCACCGGCGGGCTGTACGTGCTGGTCACCCTCGTCCCGTTCGTCTTCCCCAGTTGGCGGGCCGTCGACCGGGCGCCCGCCGCCGAGCCGGAGCTCGTCGCGGTCGGCTGA
- the fmt gene encoding methionyl-tRNA formyltransferase, translated as MRLVFAGTPEVAVPALDAIAADGQHEILAVLTRPDAPAGRGKKLHRSPVGAWADERGIEVLTPAKPREPEFLERLKALAPDCVPVVAYGALVPQVALDIPARGWINLHFSLLPAWRGAAPVQHAVWHGDEVTGACVFQLEAGLDTGPVFGTLTETIRPKDTAGDLLGRLALSGGELLVQVLHGIAADALRAVPQPADGVSLAPKITVEDAGVVWTEPAFAVDRRVRACTPAPGAWTTFRGERIKLAPVTVAGEPLAPGEISVQKNNVYVGTGTTSVLLGEVRAQGKKAMEAGAWARGVRIEAGERLGGPPSAPTSR; from the coding sequence GTGCGGCTCGTGTTCGCCGGTACCCCCGAGGTCGCCGTGCCCGCCCTCGACGCGATCGCCGCCGACGGCCAGCACGAGATCCTCGCCGTGCTCACCAGGCCCGACGCCCCGGCGGGGCGAGGCAAGAAGCTGCACCGCTCGCCGGTCGGCGCGTGGGCCGACGAGCGCGGCATCGAGGTGCTGACCCCGGCGAAGCCCCGCGAGCCGGAGTTCCTGGAGCGGCTCAAGGCCCTGGCGCCGGACTGCGTGCCGGTCGTCGCCTACGGCGCGCTCGTGCCCCAGGTCGCCCTCGACATCCCAGCGCGGGGCTGGATCAACCTGCACTTCTCCCTGCTGCCGGCCTGGCGCGGCGCCGCCCCTGTGCAGCACGCCGTCTGGCACGGCGACGAGGTGACCGGCGCGTGCGTCTTCCAGCTGGAGGCGGGCCTGGACACCGGGCCGGTCTTCGGCACCCTCACCGAGACCATCCGGCCGAAGGACACCGCCGGTGACCTGCTCGGCCGGCTCGCGCTGTCCGGCGGGGAGCTGCTCGTCCAGGTGCTGCACGGCATCGCCGCCGACGCGCTGCGCGCCGTGCCCCAGCCGGCCGACGGGGTCAGCCTGGCCCCGAAGATCACCGTCGAGGACGCCGGCGTGGTCTGGACGGAGCCGGCGTTCGCCGTCGACCGCCGGGTCAGGGCCTGCACCCCCGCGCCGGGCGCGTGGACCACCTTCCGGGGCGAGCGGATCAAACTCGCGCCGGTGACCGTCGCCGGGGAGCCGCTGGCCCCGGGCGAGATCTCAGTTCAGAAGAACAATGTGTACGTAGGGACGGGAACGACATCAGTACTACTCGGCGAGGTCAGGGCCCAGGGCAAGAAGGCGATGGAGGCCGGCGCGTGGGCGCGGGGCGTCCGGATCGAGGCGGGGGAGAGGCTCGGGGGCCCGCCAAGCGCCCCAACCTCCCGGTAG